One part of the Macrobrachium rosenbergii isolate ZJJX-2024 chromosome 3, ASM4041242v1, whole genome shotgun sequence genome encodes these proteins:
- the LOC136827457 gene encoding uncharacterized protein isoform X2, with translation MADDGSRWLRKATDLERLFEIGHQMKVYLTHYTLDLASAEPLDEAFFRKALTHLYRKVPVLRVCLRERDSELWLLEMEKCIVDLQVAKDGILKEEQDKMTLHTYNSEEGPLWCVRVLPLGRKSPSLEDINKEFLHNYALIFGIHHSISDGTTNVKICNLLCNIMNDLKGGLTIDDEEQLGDITGDAEAMKLYDEEIARLNENPELGMEIKRELDEGAKVRPLIRHICKVPSDVPVVTKSVTAIFNSEISDRFYRKAKSKGVSLHSALATLINLSFVKLLQEHGINQDEYNLRAGHDINIRRYYNSEKSARALGIHGPLFGYRSAFWVPKDLVPVFWKTAKEFNTRFHADLSSRKVLTVSAYRMTNENTDQNFREMMKTDGEPNYYYTISNMGNLSGALFEEGQHMALKKLTRFSSLRNGSSFMCICVHTFRNQLNLTYAYSTRFLSRDFVERLAELFEMNLPLVCEL, from the exons ATGGCTGACGACGGCTCAAGATGGCTGCGCAAAGCGACCGACTTGGAACGCTTGTTTGAAATTGGGCATCAGATGAAGGTGTATTTGACCCACTATACCCTCGACCTTGCCTCTGCGGAGCCCTTGGATGAAGCTTTCTTCAGAAAAGCTTTGACACACCTGTATAG GAAAGTTCCAGTCCTGAGAGTGTGCCTCCGGGAGAGGGACTCGGAACTATGGCTGCTTGAAATGGAGAAATGCATCGTTGATCTGCAG GTCGCCAAGGATGGGATATTGAAGGAGGAGCAGGACAAGATGACTCTTCACACTTACAATTCGGAGGAGGGTCCTCTGTGGTGTGTCAGAGTCCTGCCTCTGGGAAGAAAATCCCCGTCTCTCGAGGACATCAATAAGGAGTTTCTTCATAATTATGCTCTGATATTTGGCATACATCACTCCATATCTGACGGAACTACCAACGTGAAAATATGCAATTTACTCTGTAACATTATGAACGACCTTAAGGGTGGTTTGACAATCGACGATGAAGAGCAATTGGGTGACATCACCGGGGATGCAGAAGCAATGAAGTTGTATGATGAAGAAATTGCCAGATTAAATGAGAACCCTGAACTGGGcatggaaataaagagagaactCGACGAGGGCGCAAAAGTTCGTCCGTTGATCCGACATATTTGTAAGGTCCCATCAGACGTGCCTGTCGTGACTAAAAGTGTCACAGCCATTTTTAACTCTGAGATATCAGATAGATTCTACAGGAAGGCGAAGTCGAAGGGAGTAAGCCTTCACTCTGCCCTTGCGACTCTTATCAACCTTAGTTTCGTCAAGCTGCTACAAGAACATGGCATCAATCAGGATGAATATAATCTGAGAGCTGGACACGACATCAATATCAGGAGATACTACAACTCGGAGAAGTCAGCGAGAGCTCTCGGTATTCATGGACCGCTGTTTGGATACAGATCTGCGTTCTGGGTGCCAAAAGACTTGGTTCCCGTGTTCTGGAAGACTGCCAAGGAGTTCAATACAAGGTTTCACGCGGATTTATCATCACGAAAGGTGTTAACGGTGTCAGCGTACCGGATGACGAATGAAAACACCGACCAGAATTTCAGAGAAATGATGAAGACGGACGGGGAGCCAAATTACTACTACACCATATCGAATATGGGGAATTTGTCTGGGGCGTTATTCGAAGAGGGCCAGCACATGGCTCTGAAGAAACTCACAAGATTCTCCTCTCTTAGGAATGGGAGCTCTTTCATGTGTATCTGTGTCCATACATTCAGGAACCAGTTGAATCTGACATATGCTTATTCGACAAGGTTCTTATCGCGTGACTTTGTTGAAAGGCTTGCAGAACTGTTTGAGATGAATTTGCCGTTAGTTTGTGAACTTTGA
- the LOC136827457 gene encoding uncharacterized protein isoform X1: MVRCATNNYRRGNSSRENGITFHRRTCTIMADDGSRWLRKATDLERLFEIGHQMKVYLTHYTLDLASAEPLDEAFFRKALTHLYRKVPVLRVCLRERDSELWLLEMEKCIVDLQVAKDGILKEEQDKMTLHTYNSEEGPLWCVRVLPLGRKSPSLEDINKEFLHNYALIFGIHHSISDGTTNVKICNLLCNIMNDLKGGLTIDDEEQLGDITGDAEAMKLYDEEIARLNENPELGMEIKRELDEGAKVRPLIRHICKVPSDVPVVTKSVTAIFNSEISDRFYRKAKSKGVSLHSALATLINLSFVKLLQEHGINQDEYNLRAGHDINIRRYYNSEKSARALGIHGPLFGYRSAFWVPKDLVPVFWKTAKEFNTRFHADLSSRKVLTVSAYRMTNENTDQNFREMMKTDGEPNYYYTISNMGNLSGALFEEGQHMALKKLTRFSSLRNGSSFMCICVHTFRNQLNLTYAYSTRFLSRDFVERLAELFEMNLPLVCEL; this comes from the exons GAGGACTTGCACCATCATGGCTGACGACGGCTCAAGATGGCTGCGCAAAGCGACCGACTTGGAACGCTTGTTTGAAATTGGGCATCAGATGAAGGTGTATTTGACCCACTATACCCTCGACCTTGCCTCTGCGGAGCCCTTGGATGAAGCTTTCTTCAGAAAAGCTTTGACACACCTGTATAG GAAAGTTCCAGTCCTGAGAGTGTGCCTCCGGGAGAGGGACTCGGAACTATGGCTGCTTGAAATGGAGAAATGCATCGTTGATCTGCAG GTCGCCAAGGATGGGATATTGAAGGAGGAGCAGGACAAGATGACTCTTCACACTTACAATTCGGAGGAGGGTCCTCTGTGGTGTGTCAGAGTCCTGCCTCTGGGAAGAAAATCCCCGTCTCTCGAGGACATCAATAAGGAGTTTCTTCATAATTATGCTCTGATATTTGGCATACATCACTCCATATCTGACGGAACTACCAACGTGAAAATATGCAATTTACTCTGTAACATTATGAACGACCTTAAGGGTGGTTTGACAATCGACGATGAAGAGCAATTGGGTGACATCACCGGGGATGCAGAAGCAATGAAGTTGTATGATGAAGAAATTGCCAGATTAAATGAGAACCCTGAACTGGGcatggaaataaagagagaactCGACGAGGGCGCAAAAGTTCGTCCGTTGATCCGACATATTTGTAAGGTCCCATCAGACGTGCCTGTCGTGACTAAAAGTGTCACAGCCATTTTTAACTCTGAGATATCAGATAGATTCTACAGGAAGGCGAAGTCGAAGGGAGTAAGCCTTCACTCTGCCCTTGCGACTCTTATCAACCTTAGTTTCGTCAAGCTGCTACAAGAACATGGCATCAATCAGGATGAATATAATCTGAGAGCTGGACACGACATCAATATCAGGAGATACTACAACTCGGAGAAGTCAGCGAGAGCTCTCGGTATTCATGGACCGCTGTTTGGATACAGATCTGCGTTCTGGGTGCCAAAAGACTTGGTTCCCGTGTTCTGGAAGACTGCCAAGGAGTTCAATACAAGGTTTCACGCGGATTTATCATCACGAAAGGTGTTAACGGTGTCAGCGTACCGGATGACGAATGAAAACACCGACCAGAATTTCAGAGAAATGATGAAGACGGACGGGGAGCCAAATTACTACTACACCATATCGAATATGGGGAATTTGTCTGGGGCGTTATTCGAAGAGGGCCAGCACATGGCTCTGAAGAAACTCACAAGATTCTCCTCTCTTAGGAATGGGAGCTCTTTCATGTGTATCTGTGTCCATACATTCAGGAACCAGTTGAATCTGACATATGCTTATTCGACAAGGTTCTTATCGCGTGACTTTGTTGAAAGGCTTGCAGAACTGTTTGAGATGAATTTGCCGTTAGTTTGTGAACTTTGA